One Pseudomonas sp. AN-1 genomic region harbors:
- a CDS encoding aspartate/glutamate racemase family protein, with product MTIRIWHQSFTVLSDLGAYDAALRAHFRKVARLDTVIDMHGMQPGTYRSNYPGDDIKYAAIQYLHGLQFMAAGINAEQQGYDAYAISTLPEPALREIRSLLGIPVVGYGEAAMLTACTLGRRFGVLVFIDELAELVTDNAQRHGLGQRLAGVRHVGFRFADVLAAFSDPASLIDRFRTAACALIAAGAEVIIPGEAPLNVLLATHGISEVDGVPVLDSLGAWIKQAESMVDLQRANGTRTCNRGYFSAQPDPERVREIFAFYGLAQRFLEPR from the coding sequence ATGACCATCCGCATCTGGCACCAGAGCTTCACCGTGCTCAGCGACCTCGGCGCCTACGACGCCGCCCTGCGCGCCCACTTCAGGAAGGTCGCCCGCCTCGACACGGTGATCGACATGCACGGCATGCAGCCGGGCACCTACCGCAGCAACTACCCGGGCGACGACATCAAGTACGCCGCCATCCAGTACCTGCACGGCCTGCAGTTCATGGCCGCCGGCATCAACGCCGAGCAGCAGGGCTACGACGCCTACGCCATCAGCACTCTGCCGGAGCCGGCGCTGCGCGAGATCCGCAGCCTGCTCGGCATCCCGGTGGTCGGCTACGGCGAGGCGGCGATGCTCACCGCCTGCACCCTGGGCCGCAGGTTCGGCGTGCTGGTGTTCATCGACGAACTGGCCGAGCTGGTCACCGACAACGCCCAGCGCCACGGCCTCGGCCAGCGCCTGGCCGGGGTGCGCCACGTCGGCTTCCGCTTCGCCGACGTGCTGGCCGCGTTCAGCGATCCGGCGTCCTTGATCGACCGCTTCCGCACTGCCGCCTGCGCGCTGATTGCCGCCGGCGCCGAGGTGATCATCCCCGGCGAGGCGCCGCTCAACGTGCTGCTCGCCACCCACGGCATCAGCGAGGTGGACGGCGTGCCGGTGCTCGACTCGCTCGGCGCCTGGATCAAGCAGGCCGAGTCGATGGTCGACCTGCAGCGCGCCAACGGCACCCGCACCTGCAACCGCGGCTACTTCTCCGCCCAGCCCGACCCCGAGCGGGTGCGCGAGATCTTCGCCTTCTATGGCCTGGCCCAGCGTTTTCTCGAGCCGCGCTGA
- a CDS encoding FAD-dependent oxidoreductase, producing the protein MSEILNTQLLVIGGGLAGFAAALSAAEAGVDVLLLEKTAATGGSSAMSGGCLAFAGTDLQRERGIEDSSALLLRDLVDVGKGECDEALVRAYADNQLATYEWLKAHGVAFQPVIETASGQSVPRVHNVDPADMVRQLELAALNTGKVEVLRNARARRLLRSAGGRVIGASAERDGQLLEVRAARGVILACGGFVHDRELIHRFAPLYDNAVFIGGEGNEGDGLRMAWALGADVRDMVHIKGTFGKHPMDENNHHACLAVYKGAIAVNQEGRRYVDESLSYKLLGDACMQQSYGVTYQILDRDIMESGDDRVRILDFERRLEEGLFVEADSLQQLAKLLELPVDDFLAEVAAYNAAVGAGETPAFGRRHLVHQHGALRTIARPPFYAYPSTAAVFGTYCGVKVDAQMRVHDVFGAPIDGLLAAGEMVGGLHGAAYMTGSALGKAAIFGRLAAATACHG; encoded by the coding sequence ATGAGCGAGATCCTGAATACCCAGCTGCTGGTGATCGGCGGCGGCCTGGCCGGTTTCGCCGCCGCGCTGAGCGCCGCCGAGGCCGGCGTCGACGTGCTGCTGCTGGAGAAGACCGCCGCCACCGGCGGCTCCTCGGCGATGAGCGGCGGCTGCCTGGCCTTCGCCGGCACCGACCTGCAGCGCGAGCGCGGCATCGAGGACTCTTCCGCGCTGCTGCTGCGCGACCTGGTCGACGTCGGCAAGGGCGAGTGCGACGAGGCGCTGGTGCGCGCCTACGCCGATAACCAGCTGGCCACCTACGAATGGCTCAAGGCCCACGGCGTGGCCTTCCAGCCGGTGATCGAGACCGCCTCCGGGCAGTCGGTGCCGCGCGTGCACAACGTCGATCCGGCCGACATGGTGCGCCAGCTGGAGCTGGCCGCGCTGAACACCGGCAAGGTCGAGGTGCTGCGCAACGCCCGCGCCCGCCGCCTGCTGCGCAGCGCCGGCGGGCGGGTGATCGGCGCCAGCGCCGAGCGTGACGGCCAACTGCTGGAGGTCCGCGCCGCGCGCGGGGTGATCCTCGCCTGCGGCGGCTTCGTCCACGACCGCGAGCTGATCCACCGCTTCGCCCCGCTGTACGACAACGCGGTGTTCATCGGCGGCGAAGGCAACGAAGGCGACGGCCTGCGCATGGCCTGGGCGCTGGGCGCCGATGTGCGCGACATGGTCCACATCAAGGGCACCTTCGGCAAACACCCGATGGACGAGAACAACCACCACGCCTGCCTGGCCGTGTACAAGGGCGCCATCGCGGTCAACCAGGAGGGCCGCCGCTACGTCGACGAGTCGCTGTCCTACAAGCTGCTCGGCGACGCCTGCATGCAGCAGTCCTACGGCGTGACCTACCAGATCCTCGACCGCGACATCATGGAAAGCGGCGACGACCGCGTGCGCATCCTCGACTTCGAGCGCCGCCTGGAAGAGGGCCTGTTCGTCGAGGCCGACAGCCTGCAGCAGCTCGCCAAGCTGCTGGAGCTGCCGGTCGACGACTTCCTCGCCGAGGTGGCCGCCTACAACGCCGCGGTCGGCGCGGGCGAAACCCCGGCCTTCGGCCGCCGCCACCTGGTCCACCAGCACGGCGCGCTGCGCACCATCGCCCGCCCGCCGTTCTACGCCTACCCGTCCACTGCCGCGGTGTTCGGCACCTACTGCGGCGTGAAGGTGGATGCGCAGATGCGCGTGCACGACGTGTTCGGCGCGCCCATCGACGGCCTGCTGGCCGCCGGCGAGATGGTCGGCGGGCTGCACGGCGCCGCCTACATGACCGGCTCGGCGCTGGGCAAGGCGGCGATCTTCGGCCGCCTGGCCGCCGCCACCGCCTGCCACGGCTGA